ATGTTTACGATTTCTACTATCTCTTCAATGCTAGTTGGCTTTTGAATGATTTGTGGCTGAAACTGAAGAGACTCCGACCAATTTTTCATAGCTTGAGGTGTTTCTTTTAATGAAAGCAATATCCATCCCCCCTATAAGTCGTGCATGAATCTATTACCCTATCATTCTCAACAAGTTGAATATGCGTAAACCTTTCAGCTAATTCCCCAGCTTTACTATGACGAAAAACAATGACATCTCCCACCTCTAATGGCTGATCACCATTATTATTAAATGGAGTTTGTACCTCTCCCGCACCTTCTAAAGATACTAGGTCACAACCTTTGGGTAGGTGAATAAGCGGCTGCTTTTCTTTTCCTGTAGCACCACTAGCAATATAACCACCACTATAACTTGTATAGACATTGTTACTCGGTTGCCTAACAATCGGTGAAGTGAAAAATAGACTCGGTTCATATCGAAAATCACGATAGTAATCAAATAGATGGGGTGCATACAAGGCAGATCCAACAGCAACTTCTGTCACAGCCTCTTCTTCTCGCGTAATTAGTAAACTTCCTGTCCCCCCACCATTACTGAATCTCAAGCTTATCCCTTCACTTTTAAGGGCGTCTACGATTTCTTGCCTTCTACGAGGATAATCCTGAAACGATTTCCTCTTTAGATACGTTATGAGGCGATTTTTTATGAATTGACCAGGCATTTTATCGGCAACACCCGCAATTTGAGCTTCATACCCCATAATACCGTCTAAAATAAGGGTAGGATATTTTTTTATTTCTTGGATAAGTGTTAATACTTGGTGGGTATATCTGAGGGGAGACCGTTTCACGCCAAAATGCAATCCAAAATAGGTAAGACTTAAATCAATATCTAGGCATATACGGAATTTTGATGAGGATTCTTTTGCGATTTTATGTAATAATTCAATATGACTAATAGAGTCAATCATAATTGTGATGAACTTCTCTTCATGGAACAGATTCGCGATCTTCATAAGCGCTTCTCGGTCCGTCGTTGGGTAGGCTAACAGTAAATCATCGAACCCTTTCTCTGCTAAAAAGACACATTCATGTGGGTTGTAACACAAAATCCCACGAAAGCATGTGTGAGATGAAAGGACTCGTTCAATCAAATTTACAGAACGAATGGACTTACTTGCGACTCGCACGTTCTTGCCCTTTGCAATTGTGGCTACCTTTTCAACATTACGATCAAAGGCCTTCAGATCTAGATAAACTCCTGGAGAGGAAAATGAATTAAAGGTTTGATAGTCGATCAATGAATACCACTCCTTGCCTTAATACGAATACGTAATGAATTCTCGTTCAACCTCCAATATCCTTTATATTTTTGTCATTTCAATAAAAATTCATCTTTATCAAGTAGGATGCAGGTTTACGTTTTGACTAAATGCTCGCTTTCTATGTAGGCATTACGTAACGCAGAAATATCTGACAAATAAAAAATCTTTTTTTGTAAACTTTGTTTCTCCTGACACAACGAAAAAACAGCAAGTTGGGTTTTTTCGGTTCATTTCCTCCTTTTTTATCTAGAAATGAAAACTCTCTCGTTAGGAAAAGAGCACGATGTCTTACCAGTGAAGGATTTCACTCCTATTCGAAAAGCCCTAATCTTTGCGTAGACAGCCAA
The sequence above is drawn from the Bacillus sp. 2205SS5-2 genome and encodes:
- a CDS encoding amino acid deaminase/aldolase, which translates into the protein MIDYQTFNSFSSPGVYLDLKAFDRNVEKVATIAKGKNVRVASKSIRSVNLIERVLSSHTCFRGILCYNPHECVFLAEKGFDDLLLAYPTTDREALMKIANLFHEEKFITIMIDSISHIELLHKIAKESSSKFRICLDIDLSLTYFGLHFGVKRSPLRYTHQVLTLIQEIKKYPTLILDGIMGYEAQIAGVADKMPGQFIKNRLITYLKRKSFQDYPRRRQEIVDALKSEGISLRFSNGGGTGSLLITREEEAVTEVAVGSALYAPHLFDYYRDFRYEPSLFFTSPIVRQPSNNVYTSYSGGYIASGATGKEKQPLIHLPKGCDLVSLEGAGEVQTPFNNNGDQPLEVGDVIVFRHSKAGELAERFTHIQLVENDRVIDSCTTYRGDGYCFH